Proteins from one Octopus bimaculoides isolate UCB-OBI-ISO-001 chromosome 19, ASM119413v2, whole genome shotgun sequence genomic window:
- the LOC106878105 gene encoding staphylococcal nuclease domain-containing protein 1, with translation MTSQPPVFHSGIVKQILSGDAVVIRGQPRGGPPKERTICLSNITAPRLARRANPKETKDEPYAWEAREYLRKRLIGLEVTFTVEYTVPGTNREYGCIYIGSDNSRENMTESLISEGLVEVRRGGLKPSDESQQKLIQLEENAKSAGKGKWATGTANDHIRNIKWTCENPRNFVESHHYKPVEAVIEHVRDGCTVRAFLLPNFDYVTVMLSGIKAPMFKMEGVQQVAEEFAEEAKYFTESRLLQRDVKIILEGTSNQNFLGTVIHPRGNITEFLLSEGFARCVDWSMGVVTSGTEKYRAAERKAKDNRLRIWKDYKPSGVVIDDKSKNFTAKVVEIVNGDAMIVKSSDTRKIFLASIRPPRLQSENNENATPNIMKDSNRRVRPLYDIPYMFEAREFMRKKLVGKKVNVQIDYIQPASGGFPEKTCCTVTSGNINVAEALVSKGLATVIRHRQDDDQRSAHYDELLSAESRAQKKGLGVHSKKEPPIHRVADLSGDFSKSKQFLPFLQRAGRSEAIVEFVASGSRLRLFIPRETCLITFLISGIDCPRASRPAPGGGSTIPAEPYGEEALQFTRELCIQKGVEVEVETIDKGGNFIGWLHIETTNLSIALVEEGLAKVHFTAERSACYKALLEAETKAKTAKLNIWSNYEEPKNDQVVEEPLERKLNYCNVVVTEVMPDLKFYAQYVESGPQLVEMMEQLRKELETNTPVVGAYTPKRGAICAAKFSVDNQWYRAKVEKVSNNKASMLYIDYGNREEVPFSMLAALPPVFQSLPAQATLFGLACVKCPDDEDAKRDAYEALNHDIFGKQLVVNLEYKANGVDFVTGQLGESRDDVAFSLISDGILLVETRKEKRLSKLVASYMNAQEKAKSARQNLWRYGDITEDDAREFG, from the exons ATTTTGTCaggtgatgctgttgttattcgGGGTCAACCACGTGGTGGACCTCCCAAAGAACGAACTATATGTCTGTCAAATATTACAGCTCCCAGGTTAGCTCGTAGGGCTAATccgaaagaaacaaaagatgag CCTTATGCTTGGGAAGCCAGAGAATATCTTCGTAAGAGGTTAATAGGCCTTGAAGTGACTTTCACTGTGGAATATACTGTTCCAGGTACAAATAGAGAATATGGATGTATCTACATTGGATCTG ATAATTCTCGGGAGAATATGACTGAATCATTGATATCTGAAGGTCTAGTAGAAGTAAGGCGAGGCGGTTTGAAACCATCTGA TGAAAGTCAACAAAAACTGATACAATTAGAAGAAAATGCCAAGTCTGCAGGGAAAGGAAAGTGGGCCACTGGTACAGCCAATGACCACATTCGAAACATTAAGTGGACATGTGAAAATCCACGCAATTTTGTTGAATCTCATCATTATAAACCAGTTGAAG ctGTGATTGAGCATGTGCGTGATGGTTGCACTGTACGTGCATTTTTGTTGCCCAACTTTGATTACGTCACAGTTATGCTGTCAGGAATCAAA gCACCAATGTTCAAAATGGAAGGTGTTCAACAAGTAGCAGAAGAATTTGCAGAAGAAGCCAAATATTTCACTGAATCACGGTTGCTGCAAAGAGATGTGAAAATCATTCTGGAAGGAACCTCCAACCAAAACTTCCTTGGAACAGTCATACATCCG AGAGGCAACATTACAGAATTTTTATTAAGTGAAGGTTTTGCACGATGTGTTGACTGGAGCATGGGAGTTGTTACAAGTGGGACTGAAAAGTACCGTGCAGCTGAAAG AAAAGCCAAAGATAACCGACTGCGGATATGGAAAGACTACAAACCATctggtgttgttattgatgataaaAGTAAAAACTTTACTGCTAAG GTTGTAGAGATTGTTAATGGAGATGCTATGATTGTTAAATCATCAGATACCAGAAAAATATTCCTTGCTAGTATTCGACCTCCTCG ACTTCAATCAGAAAACAATGAGAATGCTACACCAAATATCATGAAAGACTCTAATCGACGTGTGAGACCACTCTATGATATCCCTTATATGTTTGAGGCTCGAGAATTCATGCGCAAAAAACTTGTGGGTAAAAAG GTCAACGTGCAAATTGATTATATTCAACCAGCTTCTGGAGGTTTTCCTGAGAAAACTTGCTGCACTGTAACAAGTGGGAATAT TAATGTGGCTGAGGCTTTGGTGAGTAAAGGTCTGGCAACTGTGATCCGCCATCGTCAAGATGATGACCAACGATCTGCCCACTATGATGAGTTACTTAGTGCAGAGTCCAGAGCACAAAAGAAAGGACTTGGTGTTCACTCTAAAAAAGAACCACCAATTCATAGAGTTGCAGATTTGTCTGGA GATTTTAGCAAGTCTAAACAGTTTTTACCATTCTTGCAAAGGGCTGGACGATCAGAGGCTATAGTTGAGTTTGTGGCAAGTGGATCCCGTCTTCGGCTTTTCATCCCCAGAGAAACTTGCCTCATTACATTCCTTATCTCTG GTATTGATTGTCCTCGTGCCTCAAGACCTGCACCTGGTGGTGGTTCAACAATACCAGCGGAACCATATGGTGAAGAGGCTTTACAATTTACACGGGAACTATGTATCCAAAAAGGG GTTGAAGTTGAAGTAGAGACTATTGATAAAGGTGGAAATTTCATTGGATGGTTACACATTGAAACTACTAACCTGTCTATTGCACTTGTTGAAGAAGGTTTAGCAAAAGTCCATTTCACTGCAGAACGTAGTGCGTGTTACAAAGCTTTATTAGAAgcagaaacaaaagcaaagacagctaaattaaat attTGGTCAAATTATGAAGAACCTAAAAATGACCAAGTTGTTGAAGAACCATTAGAGCGTAAACTAAATTACTGCAATGTTGTTGTCACAGAAGTTATGCCTGATTTGAAATTTTACGCCCAGTATGTTGAGAGTG GTCCACAACTGGTTGAAATGATGGAGCAACTTCGGAAAGAACTTGAAACTAATACTCCAGTTGTTGGTGCTTATACGCCAAAGCGTGGAGCAATCTGTGCAGCTAAGTTTTCTGTTGATAATCAGTG GTACAGAGCTAAAGTGGAAAAAGTTAGTAATAACAAAGCATCAATGTTATACATAGATTATGGTAAT cgGGAAGAAGTTCCATTCTCCATGCTTGCTGCGTTACCACCAGTCTTCCAGTCATTACCTGCACAAGCAACACTATTTGGACTTGCATGTGTGAAATGCCCTGATGAT gaagATGCCAAACGTGATGCTTACGAGGCTCTAAATCATGACATTTTTGGAAAGCAGCTTGTGGTGAATTTAGAATATAAAGCCAATGGTGTTGACTTTGTAACTGGCCAGCTGGGAGAGTCACGGGACGATGTAGCATTCAGCTTAATCTCAGATGGTATTTTGCTAGTAGAGACCCGCAAAGAAAAGCGTCTCAGCAAATTAGTGGCCTCTTATATGAATGCTCAAGAAAAAGCAAAGTCCGCCAGG CAAAACTTATGGCGTTATGGTGACATTACTGAAGATGATGCCAGAGAATTTGGttaa
- the LOC106878097 gene encoding SH3 domain-containing protein Dlish: MAFLCPAKLKKSKKKKEFDQYPLRRNLTGSASLDTLTQVGLAKKDGLDPEARLIVIQDFVACVDDEVSVKKGDIVYSLYRDNDWLYILCDNGKEGFVPISYTTQAIRKQQRTVENDIKQNTLEKDSHNNSGESYISYQEASIFQKRDCGKFLVVYNFDAVNDNDITVESGDIITVLNVDDPNWFWIIKNCKQEGFIPASYLVPIIHTDPTGKGV, from the exons ATGGCATTTTTATGTCCCGCGAAATTGAAAAAgtcaaaaaagaagaaag AATTTGATCAGTATCCTTTACGCCGAAATTTAACAGGAAGCGCAAGTCTTGACACTTTGACTCAAGTTGGTTTAGCCAAGAAAGACGGTCTCGATCCTGAAGCTCGCTTAATAGTCATTCAAGATTTTGTTGCTTGTGTTGATGACGAAGTTTCTGTGAAGAAAGGAGATATAGTCTACAGTCTTTACAGAGATAATGATTGGTTGTATATACTTTGCGATAATGGTAAAGAAGGCTTTGTTCCCATATCGTACACCACACAAGCAATACGTAAGCAGCAGCGTACAGTTGAAAATGACATCAAACAGAATACACTAGAGAAGGATTCTCATAACAATTCAGGAGAAAGTTATATCAGTTATCAAGAGGCCAGTATATTCCAGAAACGAGACTGTGGGAAATTCTTGGTAGTCTATAATTTTGATGCTGTGAATGACAATGACATCACAGTTGAAAGTGGGGATATTATTACTGTACTAAATGTCGATGATCCAAACTGGTTTTGGATTATAAAAAACTGCAAACAAGAAGGATTTATTCCAGCTTCTTACTTAGTGCCTATAATTCATACTGATCCAACAGGAAAAGGTGTTTAA